Proteins found in one Triticum aestivum cultivar Chinese Spring chromosome 4D, IWGSC CS RefSeq v2.1, whole genome shotgun sequence genomic segment:
- the LOC123097866 gene encoding uncharacterized protein isoform X1, producing the protein MAPPSPQPPRPSAAADGGPAPSAAPVDALFLQNLMSRVQLRPPFLDTNSFLTQDLDDFLLNEFAALTAATGESDDEDDEEGEDGGLSDGEASGEARRRRMLSREEAKLEKEIVRMVLAGDGDALKPNSGQSVAVGDHHVCVGFHDEAGGEYRVWEWHGHVMLFDDEDGYSAEYIYGNHFEPLAAAAARAKQKEKEKREKDLTSGLRDLIVGDGDSANGLNLNGNGGGPRVVRRNVVNAPAAAPAR; encoded by the coding sequence ccgccgccgccgacggcggcCCCGCCCCCTCCGCGGCGCCGGTCGACGCGCTCTTCCTCCAGAACCTGATGAGCCGCGTCCAGCTCCGCCCGCCCTTCCTCGACACCAACTCCTTCCTCACCCAGGACCTCGACGACTTCCTCCTCAACGAGTTCGCCGCGCTCACCGCCGCGACGGGCGAGTCCGACGATGAAGACGACGAAGAAGGGGAGGACGGCGGCCTCTCCGACGGGGAGGCCTCCGGGGAGGCCAGGCGGCGCCGGATGCTCTCGCGGGAGGAGGCCAAGCTGGAGAAGGAGATCGTCAGGAtggtgctcgccggcgacggggacgcCCTTAAGCCCAACTCGGGCCAGTCCGTTGCCGTCGGCGACCACCACGTCTGCGTCGGGTTCCACGACGAGGCCGGCGGGGAGTACCGCGTGTGGGAGTGGCACGGCCACGTCATGCTCTTTGACGACGAGGACGGCTACTCCGCCGAGTACATCTACGGGAACCACTTCGAGCCGCTCGCTGCCGCCGCTGCCAGGGCCAAGCAGaaggagaaagagaagagagagaaggacCTGACCTCGGGCCTTCGGGATTTGATTGTGGGTGATGGGGACAGTGCCAATGGCTTGAATTTGAATGGCAATGGCGGAGGCCCCAGGGTGGTGCGCAGGAACGTGGTAAATGCCCCTGCAGCAGCGCCTGCAAGGTAA
- the LOC123097866 gene encoding uncharacterized protein isoform X2: MAPPSPQPPRPSAAADGGPAPSAAPVDALFLQNLMSRVQLRPPFLDTNSFLTQDLDDFLLNEFAALTAATGESDDEDDEEGEDGGLSDGEASGEARRRRMLSREEAKLEKEIVRMVLAGDGDALKPNSGQSVAVGDHHVCVGFHDEAGGEYRVWEWHGHVMLFDDEDGYSAEYIYGNHFEPLAAAAARAKQKEKEKREKDLTSGLRDLIVGDGDSANGLNLNGNGGGPRVVRRNVVNAPAAAPAR; encoded by the exons ccgccgccgccgacggcggcCCCGCCCCCTCCGCGGCGCCGGTCGACGCGCTCTTCCTCCAGAACCTGATGAGCCGCGTCCAGCTCCGCCCGCCCTTCCTCGACACCAACTCCTTCCTCACCCAGGACCTCGACGACTTCCTCCTCAACGAGTTCGCCGCGCTCACCGCCGCGACGGGCGAGTCCGACGATGAAGACGACGAAGAAGGGGAGGACGGCGGCCTCTCCGACGGGGAGGCCTCCGGGGAGGCCAGGCGGCGCCGGATGCTCTCGCGGGAGGAGGCCAAGCTGGAGAAGGAGATCGTCAGGAtggtgctcgccggcgacggggacgcCCTTAAGCCCAACTCGGGCCAGTCCGTTGCCGTCGGCGACCACCACGTCTGCGTCGGGTTCCACGACGAGGCCGGCGGGGAGTACCGCGTGTGGGAGTGGCACGGCCACGTCATGCTCTTTGACGACGAGGACGGCTACTCCGCCGAGTACATCTACGGGAACCACTTCGAGCCGCTCGCTGCCGCCGCTGCCAGGGCCAAGCAGaaggagaaagagaagagagagaaggacCTGACCTCGGGCCTTCGGGATTTGATTGTGGGTGATGGGGACAGTGCCAATGGCTTGAATTTGAATGGCAATGGCGGAGGCCCCAGGGTGGTGCGCAGGAACGTGGTAAATGCCCCTGCAGCAGCGCCTGCAAG ATAG